In one window of Prevotella sp. E13-17 DNA:
- a CDS encoding YgcG family protein — translation MAEVWSVFGIYASTFAVIILGCLTADLKTSANATALIKRKKEELFLCASRFNNQVKTLEQSYKQDLRSITSQQTIFTRLTSPSKESIRQNYETLYLKNRAALSLQIKEVLKEWDDTKGSERTISRLWKVVMVVGLIAQLTACSYSIIQSEINHEANLPTDKEWTAQSIPMPHLTDGSRYVSNPDNIISPQTEELLNRQMKRLDDELGIESAVIIVNHVKDQDIFRFAQDIFDTYKVGKDDRGLVFVLAYKDHLIRTHTGRSLEADLTDVECFRLQEDYIKPCMKVEQPDSAMLYWSVAIYNLLQKKDLPYLKQLERPAKSIESDAPSVIFTLYFLLFIGWTVLYFFISARHGWNLKTYAYHHVLANPFTRQTPSVVIIPGSGGFGGGGSFGGGNFGGGSFGGGFSGGSSGGGGATSSW, via the coding sequence ATGGCAGAAGTTTGGAGTGTCTTTGGAATATATGCCAGCACATTTGCGGTTATCATTTTAGGTTGCCTGACGGCAGACCTGAAAACGAGCGCAAATGCGACGGCCCTGATTAAGCGAAAGAAGGAAGAACTGTTTCTTTGTGCTTCTCGTTTCAACAATCAGGTGAAGACACTCGAACAATCATACAAGCAGGATCTGAGGTCCATCACCAGTCAGCAAACCATTTTTACCAGGCTGACAAGCCCTTCGAAGGAGAGCATCAGGCAAAACTACGAAACGCTATACCTGAAAAATAGAGCAGCCCTCTCACTCCAAATAAAAGAGGTGTTGAAGGAATGGGACGACACAAAAGGTTCCGAACGCACCATCTCTAGACTATGGAAGGTTGTGATGGTCGTGGGGCTCATCGCCCAGCTGACGGCATGTAGCTACAGTATCATCCAATCAGAAATCAACCACGAAGCCAATCTGCCCACAGACAAGGAATGGACAGCACAAAGCATACCGATGCCACATCTGACAGATGGCAGTCGCTATGTGTCAAACCCCGACAACATTATATCGCCCCAGACAGAAGAACTGCTCAACAGGCAAATGAAAAGACTGGATGACGAACTGGGGATAGAGTCTGCCGTCATCATTGTCAACCATGTAAAAGACCAAGACATCTTCCGCTTTGCGCAGGACATCTTTGATACATATAAGGTTGGAAAAGACGACCGCGGACTGGTCTTCGTTTTAGCCTACAAAGATCATCTGATACGCACACATACCGGCCGCTCTCTGGAAGCCGACTTGACAGACGTAGAATGCTTCAGACTACAAGAGGATTATATCAAACCCTGCATGAAGGTTGAGCAGCCCGACAGTGCCATGCTGTATTGGTCGGTTGCCATCTATAACCTTCTGCAAAAGAAGGACCTGCCCTATCTGAAACAATTAGAAAGACCTGCCAAGAGCATTGAATCTGATGCGCCGTCAGTAATATTCACCCTTTACTTCCTTTTATTCATAGGATGGACTGTGTTATATTTCTTCATTAGTGCCCGTCATGGATGGAACCTAAAGACCTATGCATACCACCATGTGTTAGCCAACCCATTCACCAGACAGACGCCCTCCGTCGTCATTATCCCTGGCAGCGGAGGCTTTGGTGGCGGTGGCAGCTTTGGCGGTGGCAACTTTGGCGGTGGCAGCTTTGGCGGAGGTTTCAGCGGTGGAAGTTCTGGTGGCGGCGGTGCCACCTCAAGTTGGTAA
- a CDS encoding PhoH family protein, which translates to MTEKHIVLEDIDPVVFYGVGNAHLQMLKALYPKLRIVARDNVMRIMGDEEQMASFEESAEKIRLHVLRFNSLKEEDIIDIVKGKRTRDEIPEGVVVYALSGRAIKARSENQQKLINAYNENDMVFAVGPAGTGKTYLSIALAVKALKDKEAKKIILSRPAVEAGEKLGFLPGDMKDKIDPYLQPLYDALEDMIPQVKLQDMMEKRVIQIAPLAFMRGRTLNDAIVILDEAQNTTPAQIRMFLTRMGWNTKMIITGDMTQIDLPHSQKSGLVEALHILNGVEGIGVVNLTQKDIVRHKLVTKIVNAYEAFDKEG; encoded by the coding sequence TTGACAGAGAAACATATCGTTTTAGAGGATATTGACCCTGTGGTCTTTTACGGCGTTGGCAACGCCCATTTGCAAATGCTTAAGGCGCTCTATCCGAAGTTGCGCATCGTGGCTCGCGACAACGTGATGCGCATCATGGGCGACGAGGAACAGATGGCTTCATTCGAAGAGAGTGCAGAGAAAATCAGGCTTCACGTGTTGAGATTCAACTCACTGAAAGAAGAAGACATTATCGACATCGTGAAAGGCAAAAGGACACGCGATGAGATACCAGAAGGTGTAGTAGTTTATGCGCTTTCCGGCAGAGCCATCAAGGCAAGAAGCGAGAATCAGCAGAAGCTGATCAACGCCTATAACGAGAACGATATGGTCTTTGCCGTAGGACCTGCAGGAACGGGTAAGACTTATCTATCAATAGCATTGGCTGTCAAAGCCTTAAAAGACAAAGAGGCAAAGAAAATTATCCTCAGTCGTCCCGCTGTCGAAGCAGGTGAGAAACTCGGCTTTCTGCCCGGCGACATGAAAGACAAGATTGACCCATACCTACAACCTCTTTACGATGCGTTGGAAGACATGATTCCACAAGTAAAATTGCAAGACATGATGGAAAAGCGTGTCATCCAGATTGCCCCCTTAGCTTTTATGCGCGGACGCACACTGAACGACGCCATTGTCATTCTCGACGAGGCACAGAACACCACCCCCGCGCAGATTCGCATGTTCCTGACACGCATGGGATGGAACACCAAAATGATCATCACTGGCGACATGACCCAAATAGACCTGCCCCACTCTCAGAAGAGCGGTCTTGTTGAGGCCTTACACATTCTGAACGGTGTGGAAGGCATCGGGGTTGTCAATCTTACCCAGAAAGACATCGTCAGACATAAGCTGGTGACTAAAATCGTGAATGCCTACGAGGCCTTCGACAAGGAAGGCTAA
- a CDS encoding shikimate dehydrogenase yields MDKYGLIGYPLGHSFSISYHNQRFADEGINAKYFNFEIPTIDDLAEVLNSNPDLKGLNVTIPYKEKVMEFLDYISPEARAIGAVNVIRVLHEGKKIILKGYNSDVIGFTQSIEPLLESYHSKALILGTGGASKAIAYGLKSLGLESIYVSRYQRPDTIQYENITPEVVKEYNVIVNCTPLGMYPKTDECPDLPYEALDEHNILYDLIYNPDETLFMKKGAERGATVKNGLEMLLLQAFASWEFWTGREK; encoded by the coding sequence ATGGATAAGTACGGACTTATAGGTTACCCCTTGGGACACTCGTTCTCAATCAGTTACCACAACCAGCGGTTTGCTGACGAAGGTATCAACGCCAAGTATTTCAACTTCGAGATACCAACCATCGACGACTTGGCAGAAGTTCTAAATTCCAATCCCGACCTCAAAGGCCTCAACGTGACCATCCCCTACAAAGAAAAAGTCATGGAGTTTCTGGACTATATCAGTCCTGAGGCACGCGCCATCGGTGCAGTCAACGTGATACGTGTCTTGCACGAAGGCAAAAAAATCATTCTTAAAGGCTACAACTCGGACGTGATAGGTTTCACCCAAAGCATAGAGCCACTTCTGGAAAGCTATCACTCGAAAGCACTTATTCTTGGCACTGGCGGTGCCTCAAAAGCCATTGCCTACGGACTGAAGTCGCTCGGACTTGAGTCTATATATGTGAGCAGATACCAGCGCCCAGACACCATTCAATACGAAAACATCACACCCGAAGTGGTCAAGGAGTACAATGTGATTGTAAACTGTACGCCGCTGGGCATGTATCCAAAGACAGACGAATGCCCCGACCTGCCCTACGAAGCCCTTGACGAGCATAATATCCTCTATGATCTTATCTACAACCCCGACGAGACGCTCTTCATGAAGAAAGGCGCAGAAAGAGGTGCCACCGTAAAGAACGGCCTAGAAATGCTACTGTTACAGGCCTTTGCCAGCTGGGAGTTTTGGACTGGACGTGAGAAATAA
- a CDS encoding DUF5715 family protein, whose amino-acid sequence MNSRKKINKNSKRYIQWFGIVVIVLALVRCVFLGESVSPEFQDCQDVVASDAVDSLEDSSFRADAKVQTPTDSPVPSVSKTIDWSKSHRIRGVASFDKAFPDSNHVQLLSAKQWGVSPVKDREDAERRKCELVYIGSSPYYIIKPLTSSIPYLVPHAALLLEDIGRNFMDSLQVKGLPLHYIVVTSVLRSEYDVKRLRRHNGNATEQSCHLYGTTFDVNYNLYAKVTDPTECPKPDYGEARYKQVLSEVLNDLRQQGRCYVKYERKQPCFHITVR is encoded by the coding sequence ATGAATAGCAGGAAAAAGATAAACAAGAATAGTAAAAGATATATTCAGTGGTTTGGTATCGTTGTTATTGTATTGGCACTTGTGCGTTGTGTCTTTTTGGGCGAGTCTGTCAGTCCCGAGTTTCAGGATTGTCAAGATGTTGTAGCATCAGATGCTGTTGATAGCCTTGAAGACTCATCGTTTCGGGCGGATGCAAAAGTGCAGACACCTACAGATTCTCCTGTACCCTCGGTTTCGAAAACCATCGATTGGAGTAAGTCTCACCGCATTCGTGGCGTTGCCAGCTTCGATAAAGCCTTTCCTGATAGCAATCATGTGCAATTATTGTCTGCCAAGCAATGGGGTGTTTCGCCTGTAAAAGACCGCGAGGATGCCGAGCGTCGCAAGTGTGAGTTAGTGTATATAGGCTCTTCACCTTATTATATTATTAAGCCACTCACGTCAAGCATTCCTTATCTTGTTCCCCATGCAGCGCTTCTCCTCGAGGATATCGGTCGTAATTTTATGGACAGTCTTCAGGTGAAAGGTCTCCCTTTGCACTATATTGTCGTGACCAGTGTGCTTCGTTCTGAGTATGATGTGAAGCGCTTGCGTCGTCACAATGGTAATGCCACCGAGCAGTCGTGTCATCTTTATGGCACAACTTTCGATGTCAACTACAACCTCTATGCAAAAGTGACCGACCCGACAGAGTGTCCTAAGCCCGACTATGGCGAGGCTCGCTATAAGCAGGTTTTAAGCGAGGTGCTCAACGATTTGCGGCAGCAAGGTCGTTGCTATGTGAAATACGAGCGCAAGCAACCCTGTTTTCATATTACAGTCAGATAG
- the gyrA gene encoding DNA gyrase subunit A gives MKSSYIDYSMSVIVARALPDVRDGFKPVHRRILYGMMGIGNTSDKPHKKCARVVGEVLGKYHPHGDSSVYGALVRMGQEWNMRYTLVDGQGNFGSVDGDSPAAMRYTECRLSKMGEHIMDDIEKDTVDMDPNFDNTLEEPSVMPTKVPNLLVNGGNGIAVGMATNMPTHNLREVIDGCCAFIDNPDIDTEGLMQYIPGPDFPTGAYIYGLQGVKDAYETGRGRIVMRAKAEIESGEAHDKIVVTEIPYGVNKADLVAYIADLANQHKIEGISNVNDESGRQGMRIVVDCKRDANANVILNKLFKMTALQSSFSVNNIALVPIPGTHGKMRPKLLSLKECVRYFIEHRHEVTIRRTKFDLKKAQERAHILEGLIIAVNNIDEVVHIIRQSATPSDAQRNLEKRFDLDELQSKAIVDMRLSQLTGLRVDQLHQEYDELMKLIADLEEILNNPERCKEVMKNDLLEVKEKYGDERKTEIIPFDHEFNAEDFYPNDPVVITISHMGYIKRTPLSEFHEQSRGGVGAKAARHRDNDFTEYIYPATMHNTLLFFTQKGRCYWQKCYEIPEGDKNSKGRAIQNMLNIEPDDAINAVLRISKFDDEEFLNSHYVMFATKNGIVKKTCLNQYKNVRSAGVIAININEGDQVVSVRLTNGNNEIIMANRNGRAVRFNENTVRTMGRVSTGVIGMRLDDGDDEVVGMVCVNDPQTETIMVVSENGYGKRSDIEDYRITNRGTKGVKTLAITEKTGRLVAIKVVTDENDLMIINKSGILIRLNVSEVRVMGRATQGVRLINLTKKNDTIASVCKVQKSDAEDLPEEIAEDVDASEVSQSQETPDNDNE, from the coding sequence ATGAAGTCGTCTTATATCGACTACTCCATGTCGGTAATTGTGGCTCGTGCTCTTCCTGATGTTCGTGACGGATTCAAACCAGTACACCGTCGTATCCTCTATGGTATGATGGGAATTGGAAATACCAGTGACAAACCCCACAAGAAATGTGCACGTGTCGTAGGTGAGGTGCTTGGTAAGTATCACCCCCACGGCGACTCGTCTGTATATGGAGCTCTGGTGCGCATGGGACAGGAATGGAACATGCGTTACACACTGGTTGACGGCCAGGGCAACTTCGGTTCTGTTGACGGTGACTCACCTGCAGCCATGCGTTATACAGAGTGCCGTCTTTCCAAGATGGGTGAACATATCATGGACGACATAGAGAAGGATACCGTGGATATGGACCCCAACTTCGACAATACCCTCGAAGAGCCAAGCGTCATGCCGACCAAGGTGCCCAACCTGCTGGTCAATGGCGGTAATGGTATTGCTGTCGGTATGGCAACCAATATGCCTACTCATAACTTGCGTGAGGTGATTGATGGATGCTGTGCATTTATTGACAATCCCGATATTGACACCGAGGGACTGATGCAATATATCCCTGGTCCCGATTTCCCTACAGGCGCATATATCTATGGACTACAAGGCGTCAAGGATGCCTATGAGACCGGTCGTGGTCGCATCGTGATGCGTGCAAAGGCTGAGATCGAGAGTGGCGAAGCTCACGACAAGATCGTTGTGACCGAGATTCCCTATGGCGTGAACAAGGCCGACCTTGTGGCTTATATTGCCGACCTGGCCAACCAGCACAAGATTGAGGGTATCTCTAATGTCAACGACGAGTCTGGTCGTCAGGGTATGCGTATCGTGGTTGACTGCAAGCGCGATGCCAATGCCAACGTTATCTTGAATAAGTTGTTCAAGATGACCGCCCTGCAGAGCTCATTCTCTGTGAACAACATTGCTCTGGTGCCCATCCCTGGTACCCATGGCAAGATGCGTCCAAAGTTGCTATCGCTGAAAGAGTGCGTACGCTACTTTATCGAGCATCGCCACGAGGTGACTATCCGTCGCACCAAGTTTGACCTGAAGAAAGCGCAAGAGCGTGCGCATATTCTGGAAGGCTTAATCATCGCCGTCAACAATATCGATGAGGTTGTGCATATCATCCGTCAGTCTGCCACTCCTTCAGATGCTCAGCGCAATTTGGAGAAGCGTTTCGACCTGGACGAGCTTCAGTCAAAGGCTATCGTTGATATGCGTCTGAGTCAGCTCACAGGTCTGCGTGTTGATCAGCTGCATCAGGAGTACGACGAACTGATGAAACTCATCGCCGACTTGGAGGAAATCCTGAACAACCCTGAGCGTTGCAAGGAAGTGATGAAGAACGACCTGCTGGAAGTGAAAGAGAAGTATGGCGACGAGCGTAAGACCGAGATTATTCCTTTCGATCATGAGTTCAACGCTGAAGACTTCTATCCTAACGACCCCGTGGTGATTACCATCAGCCACATGGGTTACATCAAGCGCACACCGCTGAGCGAGTTCCATGAGCAGAGCCGTGGTGGTGTAGGTGCCAAGGCAGCTCGCCATCGTGACAATGACTTCACCGAGTATATCTATCCTGCTACCATGCACAACACCTTGCTGTTCTTCACTCAGAAGGGTCGTTGCTACTGGCAGAAGTGCTACGAAATTCCCGAGGGCGACAAGAACTCCAAGGGGCGTGCCATTCAGAATATGCTGAACATTGAGCCCGACGATGCTATCAATGCAGTACTCCGTATCAGCAAGTTCGACGACGAGGAATTCCTGAACAGTCACTATGTGATGTTTGCCACCAAGAATGGTATCGTGAAGAAGACCTGTCTGAACCAGTACAAGAACGTACGTTCTGCCGGTGTGATAGCCATCAATATCAACGAGGGCGACCAGGTAGTCAGTGTTCGTCTGACCAATGGCAACAACGAGATTATCATGGCCAACCGCAATGGTCGTGCTGTTCGATTCAATGAGAATACCGTACGCACTATGGGACGTGTGTCAACGGGTGTTATCGGTATGCGTCTTGACGATGGCGATGATGAGGTTGTAGGCATGGTATGCGTCAACGATCCTCAGACTGAGACCATTATGGTAGTTTCCGAGAATGGTTATGGAAAGCGTTCAGACATCGAGGATTATCGTATCACCAACCGTGGTACCAAGGGTGTTAAGACTCTTGCCATCACCGAGAAGACTGGTCGATTGGTAGCCATTAAGGTTGTGACCGACGAGAACGACCTGATGATTATCAACAAGAGTGGTATCCTGATTCGTCTGAACGTCAGTGAAGTTCGTGTCATGGGGCGTGCCACACAGGGCGTTCGCCTGATCAACCTGACAAAGAAGAACGACACCATCGCCAGTGTCTGCAAGGTGCAGAAGTCTGATGCAGAAGACTTGCCCGAGGAGATCGCAGAAGATGTTGATGCTTCTGAAGTTTCTCAGTCACAGGAAACGCCAGATAATGACAATGAATAA
- a CDS encoding lipopolysaccharide assembly protein LapB, producing MKKLMTMALMAAAATTAFAQDAVVKDAKKLLASKDFDAAIAKLAPALTSEETLNKEAAWKLQSDICYDKFMAIQTIDAQNQLTKQNTPYDTLGMYKAAVGAWEAALKCDELDQLPDAKGKVKLKYRGAAQGRFKNHGIALVQAGQFFYNQKDLNEALKDWELYLNMRNTSIFNGVKDFPQDPFFYDIAYYAAFLSYQQKDYVKAERYARLTAMDPAKADEAKEILLFSQKENCKTAADTLAFINHLKEMHKAEPAEQRYFNLLVEFYAKASNDEMRAFAEEEIAADANNKTAWFLKGYADMQDEKWDAAIEDYKKTIEIDPAYIEGNFNLGVCYNSKARALQDELADKRTGTITVANFEKVKEVLAVSKGYLEKARELDPLREKCNWAYPLWQVYYALKMEKEAAEMEALNK from the coding sequence ATGAAAAAGTTAATGACCATGGCCCTGATGGCAGCAGCTGCCACCACAGCCTTTGCTCAGGATGCCGTTGTGAAAGATGCAAAGAAGCTCCTCGCAAGTAAGGATTTCGATGCGGCTATCGCTAAGTTGGCACCAGCTCTCACATCCGAAGAGACTCTCAACAAAGAGGCAGCCTGGAAATTGCAGTCGGATATCTGCTATGATAAGTTTATGGCTATTCAAACCATCGATGCACAGAACCAGCTAACCAAGCAGAACACTCCTTACGATACCCTTGGTATGTATAAGGCGGCTGTAGGCGCATGGGAAGCTGCTCTGAAGTGCGACGAATTGGATCAGTTGCCCGACGCAAAGGGTAAGGTTAAACTTAAGTACCGTGGTGCTGCTCAGGGCCGTTTCAAGAACCACGGCATTGCCCTGGTTCAAGCAGGTCAGTTCTTCTATAACCAGAAGGACCTCAATGAAGCTCTGAAAGACTGGGAACTCTATCTGAATATGCGTAATACCTCAATCTTCAATGGTGTGAAGGACTTCCCTCAAGATCCTTTCTTCTACGACATTGCCTACTATGCAGCATTCCTTTCTTATCAACAGAAAGACTATGTGAAGGCCGAGCGCTATGCCCGTCTGACCGCCATGGATCCTGCCAAGGCCGATGAAGCAAAGGAGATTCTGCTCTTCTCTCAGAAAGAAAACTGCAAGACTGCTGCCGATACGTTGGCATTTATCAATCACTTGAAGGAGATGCACAAGGCAGAACCCGCCGAGCAGCGCTACTTCAACCTGTTGGTTGAGTTCTATGCTAAGGCAAGCAACGACGAGATGCGTGCTTTCGCTGAAGAGGAGATTGCTGCCGATGCCAACAACAAGACCGCTTGGTTCCTGAAGGGTTATGCCGACATGCAGGACGAGAAGTGGGATGCAGCTATTGAGGACTATAAGAAGACCATCGAGATTGATCCCGCCTATATCGAGGGCAACTTCAACCTGGGTGTTTGCTATAACTCAAAGGCACGTGCGCTGCAGGACGAATTGGCCGACAAGCGCACAGGTACAATCACCGTTGCCAACTTCGAGAAGGTGAAGGAGGTACTTGCCGTATCTAAGGGTTATTTGGAAAAGGCACGCGAGCTTGATCCATTGCGCGAAAAGTGCAACTGGGCATATCCTCTCTGGCAGGTTTACTATGCCTTGAAGATGGAGAAAGAGGCTGCCGAGATGGAAGCACTGAACAAGTAA
- a CDS encoding UDP-N-acetyl glucosamine 2-epimerase: protein MKKQICIVAGARPNFVKVAPLIRAIEKSGAADYQLIYTGREDDPTLEPTLFEDLQMPRPTVYLNVDSVKLNEITSRVMAEFDQYLDRHHPDVVIVVDDLASTMAAAIVTKKRAVRLAHLVAGTRSFDISMPKEINRLVIDALSDYLFTAGVKSNSVATREQGDIGQTYMVGNILMDSLRFNHDRLHRPALDVQEGAYLVFTLNRKALMADRDNLKKMLDALVQSAGNMPVIAPLRGQAAQVVASVSDRIQIVDSLNYLEFGWLTAHARGIITDSGNVSEEATFNGVPCITLNSYTEHQETVTVGSNVLVGEDAARLQEEVGKMVAGNWKKCALPDRWDGRTAERIVRILVEA, encoded by the coding sequence ATGAAGAAACAAATCTGCATTGTTGCCGGTGCACGTCCAAATTTTGTAAAGGTGGCACCGCTTATCCGAGCTATTGAGAAGAGTGGGGCAGCAGACTATCAGTTGATCTACACTGGTCGTGAGGACGACCCTACGCTCGAGCCTACGCTCTTTGAGGATCTGCAGATGCCACGTCCTACCGTCTATTTGAATGTGGACAGCGTCAAACTGAACGAGATTACGAGTCGTGTGATGGCCGAGTTCGATCAGTATCTGGACCGGCATCATCCCGACGTGGTTATTGTGGTCGATGACTTGGCCTCTACGATGGCGGCAGCTATCGTCACCAAGAAGCGAGCCGTTCGTCTGGCCCATTTGGTGGCAGGCACTCGTTCGTTCGACATTAGTATGCCCAAGGAGATTAACCGTCTGGTCATCGATGCCTTGAGTGACTATCTTTTCACGGCTGGTGTGAAGAGCAACAGTGTGGCCACTCGCGAACAGGGTGACATAGGACAGACCTATATGGTTGGCAATATACTGATGGACTCCCTCCGTTTCAATCACGACCGTCTGCACCGTCCGGCACTCGACGTGCAGGAGGGTGCTTATCTGGTGTTTACCCTGAACCGCAAGGCGCTGATGGCCGACCGGGATAACCTGAAAAAGATGCTTGATGCCCTTGTTCAGTCGGCTGGCAATATGCCTGTCATAGCCCCCTTGCGCGGACAAGCTGCCCAGGTGGTGGCGTCGGTGTCAGACCGCATTCAGATTGTCGATTCGTTGAATTATCTGGAGTTTGGCTGGCTCACGGCACATGCGCGCGGCATCATCACCGATAGTGGCAATGTGTCGGAGGAAGCCACATTCAATGGTGTGCCCTGCATCACGCTGAATAGCTATACCGAGCACCAAGAGACCGTCACCGTCGGTTCCAACGTTTTGGTGGGCGAAGATGCTGCCCGCCTGCAGGAGGAGGTCGGTAAGATGGTGGCTGGCAATTGGAAAAAATGTGCATTGCCCGATCGCTGGGATGGACGCACTGCTGAGCGCATCGTCAGAATACTGGTCGAAGCATAG
- a CDS encoding phosphoribosylaminoimidazolesuccinocarboxamide synthase: protein MKALTSTDFHFDGQKSVYHGKVRDVYNINDDLMIMVATDRISAFDVVLPKGIPFKGQVLNQIAAKFLDATTDICPNWKLATPDPMVTVGLKCEGFRVEMIIRSILTGSAWREYKNGCRELCGVKLPDGMRENERFPEPIITPTTKADEGHDMNISKEEIIAQGIVSAEDYAIMEDYTRKLFARGQQIAAKQGLILVDTKYEFGKRDGKVYLIDEIHTPDSSRYFYADGYEEKLEKGEPQRQLSKEFVRQWLIEHNFMNEPGQQMPEITDEYAESVSERYIELFEHIVGEKFDRAAETGDIAQRIEKNVTEWLCTNKKR from the coding sequence ATGAAAGCGTTAACAAGTACTGACTTCCATTTCGATGGACAAAAGAGTGTTTATCACGGAAAAGTTCGCGATGTTTACAACATCAACGACGACCTCATGATTATGGTGGCAACCGACCGTATCTCGGCTTTCGATGTGGTGCTTCCCAAAGGTATCCCTTTCAAAGGTCAGGTGCTGAACCAGATTGCAGCAAAATTCCTGGATGCTACTACCGACATCTGTCCAAACTGGAAGTTGGCCACTCCCGACCCCATGGTGACCGTAGGTCTCAAGTGTGAAGGTTTTCGTGTTGAGATGATTATCCGTTCCATCCTCACAGGCTCAGCGTGGCGCGAGTACAAGAATGGCTGTCGCGAGCTGTGCGGCGTTAAACTGCCCGACGGCATGCGCGAGAACGAGCGTTTCCCCGAGCCAATCATCACGCCGACAACCAAGGCTGACGAGGGTCACGACATGAATATCTCAAAGGAGGAAATCATTGCTCAGGGCATTGTTTCGGCAGAGGACTATGCCATCATGGAGGACTATACGCGCAAGCTTTTCGCACGCGGACAGCAGATTGCAGCCAAGCAGGGTCTGATTTTGGTAGATACCAAATACGAATTTGGCAAAAGAGATGGCAAAGTATATCTCATCGATGAAATCCACACTCCTGACTCAAGCCGTTATTTCTATGCCGATGGTTACGAGGAGAAGTTGGAGAAGGGAGAGCCTCAGCGTCAGCTCTCTAAGGAGTTTGTGCGTCAGTGGCTGATTGAGCACAACTTTATGAACGAGCCCGGACAACAGATGCCTGAGATTACCGATGAGTATGCCGAAAGCGTTTCGGAGCGCTACATCGAGCTCTTCGAGCACATCGTAGGCGAGAAGTTCGACCGTGCTGCCGAGACTGGCGACATTGCTCAGCGCATCGAGAAGAACGTAACAGAATGGTTATGTACCAACAAGAAACGATAA
- the ubiE gene encoding bifunctional demethylmenaquinone methyltransferase/2-methoxy-6-polyprenyl-1,4-benzoquinol methylase UbiE, with protein sequence MYQQETIKPYHEGEKAKQVEAMFDNIAPTYDTLNHRLSWDIDRSWRKRAIKTLAPHHPQIILDIATGTGDFAILSAQMLKPVKLIGTDISEGMMKIGKEKVERLGLEQTISFEKEDCLHLSYEDNSFDAVTAAFGIRNFADLDKGLKEMCRVLKPGGHLSIVELTTPVSFPMRPLFRLYSHSILPLYGRLISKDGNAYSYLTKTIEAFPQGERMMDILRQAGFSQTSFRRLTFGICTLYTATK encoded by the coding sequence ATGTACCAACAAGAAACGATAAAACCCTATCACGAGGGAGAAAAAGCCAAACAGGTAGAGGCGATGTTCGACAACATCGCCCCTACCTATGATACGCTCAACCACCGTCTGTCGTGGGATATAGACCGAAGCTGGAGGAAGAGGGCCATCAAGACACTGGCTCCCCACCACCCCCAAATCATCCTCGACATTGCCACTGGCACTGGCGACTTTGCCATTCTATCGGCACAGATGCTGAAGCCCGTCAAACTGATAGGCACAGACATCAGCGAGGGCATGATGAAGATTGGCAAGGAAAAGGTAGAGCGGTTGGGACTCGAGCAGACCATCTCGTTTGAGAAAGAAGACTGTCTGCACCTCAGCTACGAAGACAATTCGTTTGATGCCGTAACTGCGGCCTTCGGCATCCGCAACTTTGCCGATTTGGACAAAGGGCTCAAAGAGATGTGTCGCGTGCTGAAACCTGGCGGGCATCTCAGCATCGTAGAGCTGACCACACCCGTTAGCTTCCCTATGAGGCCACTATTCCGCCTCTATTCGCACTCCATCCTCCCCCTATACGGGCGTTTAATCTCCAAGGATGGCAATGCCTACTCTTACTTGACAAAGACCATCGAGGCATTCCCTCAAGGCGAACGCATGATGGACATTCTGCGACAAGCAGGATTTTCCCAAACCTCTTTCAGACGACTCACATTCGGCATTTGCACACTATACACAGCAACTAAGTAA